One stretch of Planctomycetota bacterium DNA includes these proteins:
- the moaC gene encoding cyclic pyranopterin monophosphate synthase MoaC (MoaC; along with MoaA is involved in conversion of a guanosine derivative into molybdopterin precursor Z; involved in molybdenum cofactor biosynthesis), producing MTKDRRDLNHLGPDGRARMVDVGAKAVTRRSASAEA from the coding sequence ATGACGAAAGATCGGCGCGACCTGAACCACCTCGGCCCCGACGGCCGAGCGCGCATGGTGGACGTCGGAGCGAAGGCCGTCACGCGCCGCTCGGCCTCGGCCGAGGCGT